A window of Dromiciops gliroides isolate mDroGli1 chromosome X, mDroGli1.pri, whole genome shotgun sequence contains these coding sequences:
- the SLITRK4 gene encoding SLIT and NTRK-like protein 4 isoform X2 codes for MCPDPRGEQSRGEGTQAEQRGGEQLNQSREAKRTRGGEQRGEERRGEERRGEEKRGEEKRGEERRDTFSLFRSIKLFAECKKMLLWLFLVLSTPLCVSTNAESDPSVEICNVCSCVSVENVLYVNCEKVSVFRPNQLKPPWSNFYHLNFQNNLLIVLYPNTFLNFSHAVSLQLGNNKLQNIEGGAFLGLSALKQLHLNNNELKVLRADTFLGIENLEYLQADYNLIKYIERGAFNKLHKLKVLILNDNLISFLPDNIFRFASLTHLDIRGNRIQKLPYIGVLEHIGRVVELQLEDNPWNCSCDLLPLKAWLENMPYNIYIGEAICETPSDLYGRLLKETNKQELCSMGTGSDFDVRILPPSQLENGYTTPNGHTTQTSLQRLVTKPPKTTNPSKISSIVAGKSLSNRNLSQIVSYQTRVPPLTPCPIPCFCKTHPSDLGLSVNCQEKNIQSMAELMPKPLNAKKLHVNGNQIKDVDTSDFTEFEGLDLLHLGSNQITAIKGEVFRNLTNLRRLYLNGNQLERLYPEMFAGLYNLQYLYLEYNWIIEILAGTFDSMPNLQLLYLNNNLLKSLPVYIFAGAPLARLNLRNNKFMYLPVSGVLDQLQSLTQIDLEGNPWDCTCDLVALKLWLEKLKDDIVMKELKCETPVQFASIELKSLKNEILCPKLLNRPSSPFTSPIPAITLTTPMGPIRSPPGGPVPLSILILSILVVLILTVFVAFCLLVFVLRRNKKPIVKHEGLGNPECSSMQLQLRKHEHKTNKKDGLAAEAFIPQTIEQMSKSHTCGLKESEAGFMFSEPPGQKVILRNAPDKDKDLVHVDTRKRLSTIDELDELFPGRDSNVFIQNFLESKKEYNSIGVSGFEIRYPEKQQDKKNKKSLIGDKVGVKRIKILKHPFIEGVCKIQRLSPSWQSPSGKAILL; via the exons ATGTGTCCGGATCCGAGAGGAGAGCAGAGCAGAGGGGAGGGGACCCAAGCTGAGCAGAGGGGAGGCGAGCAGCTCAACCAAAGCAGAGAAGCTAAGCGGACTAGGGGAGGagagcagagaggagaggagaggagaggagaggagaggagaggagaggagaagagaggagaggagaagagaggagaggagaggagag atacTTTCTCTTTATTCAGAAGCATAAAGTTGTTTGCTGAATGCAAGAAGATGTTGCTTTGGCTCTTTCTGGTTCTGTCTACCCCCCTTTGTGTTTCAACAAATGCAGAGTCTGACCCCTCGGTGGAAATTTGCAATGTGTGCTCCTGTGTGTCGGTGGAGAATGTACTCTATGTCAACTGTGAAAAGGTGTCTGTCTTCAGACCAAATCAATTGAAACCACCCTGGTCAAATTTTTACCACctcaattttcaaaataatttgttaatTGTCCTCTATCCCAATACGTTTCTCAATTTCTCACATGCAGTGTCCCTGCAGCTGGGGAATAATAAATTGCAGAACATTGAGGGAGGAGCCTTCCTGGGGCTCAGTGCATTAAAACAGTTGCACTTGAATAACAATGAATTAAAGGTTCTCCGAGCTGACACTTTCCTTGGCATAGAGAACTTGGAGTATCTCCAGGCCGACTACAATTTAATCAAGTATATTGAACGGGGAGCCTTCAATAAACTCCATAAACTGAAAGTGCTCATTCTGAATGACAATCTGATTTCGTTCCTTCCCGATAATATTTTCCGATTCGCGTCTCTGACCCATCTGGATATTCGTGGGAATCGAATACAGAAGCTACCCTACATTGGTGTGCTGGAACACATTGGCCGTGTCGTTGAATTACAGCTCGAAGATAATCCTTGGAATTGCAGTTGTGATTTGCTGCCTTTGAAAGCATGGCTCGAGAACATGCCATATAACATTTACATAGGAGAAGCTATCTGTGAAACGCCCAGTGACTTGTATGGGAGGCTTCTGAAGGAAACCAATAAACAAGAATTATGTTCCATGGGAACTGGGAGTGATTTTGATGTGCGGATCCTACCACCCTCTCAGCTGGAAAATGGCTATACCACACCCAATGGTCATACAACCCAAACTTCATTACAGAGATTAGTGACTAAGCCCCCCAAAACAACCAATCCTTCAAAGATCTCTAGCATCGTTGCAGGCAAATCACTCTCAAATCGTAATCTGAGTCAGATTGTATCTTATCAAACTAGGGTACCACCACTGACACCTTGCCCAATCCCTTGTTTTTGCAAAACTCACCCTTCTGATTTAGGCTTAAGTGTCaattgccaagaaaaaaatatacaatcaATGGCCGAGTTGATGCCCAAACCCTTAAATGCCAAGAAGCTGCATGTCAATGGCAATCAGATTAAAGATGTGGACACCTCAGATTTCACTGAATTTGAAGGGCTGGATCTACTCCACTTAGGCAGCAATCAGATTACAGCAATCAAGGGAGAGGTGTTCCGGAATCTTACCAATCTCCGCAGACTCTATCTCAATGGCAATCAGCTAGAACGTCTGTACCCTGAAATGTTTGCAGGTCTATACAACCTGCAATATCTCTATTTGGAATACAACTGGATCATAGAAATCTTAGCCGGCACCTTTGACTCAATGCCCAATTTGCAGTTGTTGTACCTGAACAATAACCTCTTAAAGAGCCTGCCGGTTTACATTTTTGCAGGTGCTCCTCTTGCTCGGCTGAACCTGAGGAACAACAAATTCATGTACCTGCCTGTGAGTGGGGTACTCGATCAGCTCCAGTCCCTTACACAGATAGACCTTGAGGGCAACCCGTGGGACTGCACTTGTGACTTGGTGGCCCTAAAGCTGTGGCTGGAGAAACTAAAAGATGATATCGTGATGAAGGAATTAAAATGTGAAACACCTGTACAGTTTGCCAGCATCGAACTCAAGTCCCTCAAAAACGAAATCCTGTGTCCGAAGTTGCTCAATAGGCCTTCGTCTCCCTTCACTAGCCCCATACCTGCCATTACCCTCACTACACCAATGGGGCCCATTCGAAGTCCCCCCGGAGGCCCAGTCCCTCTGTCCATTTTAATCTTGAGCATCCTGGTGGTCTTGATTTTAACTGTGTTTGTTGCTTTCTGCCTCCTAGTCTTTGTGCTCCGGCGCAACAAGAAGCCAATCGTGAAACACGAAGGCCTCGGGAACCCGGAATGCAGCTCCATGCAACTGCAGCTGAGAAAGCATGAGCACAAGACCAACAAGAAGGATGGGCTTGCAGCAGAAGCCTTCATCCCACAGACCATTGAGCAGATGAGCAAGAGCCACACGTGTGGCTTGAAAGAGTCTGAAGCAGGTTTCATGTTCTCTGAGCCCCCAGGACAGAAAGTAATCCTGAGAAATGCTCCTGACAAGGACAAAGATCTCGTCCATGTGGATACCAGGAAAAGACTGAGCACAATTGATGAGTTGGATGAATTATTCCCTGGCCGGGATTCAAATGTATTCATTCAGAATTTTCTGGAAAGCAAAAAGGAGTACAACAGCATCGGGGTCAGTGGCTTTGAGATCCGCTATCCAGAAAAGCagcaagacaagaaaaataagaaatctcTAATAGGAG ATAAGGTGGGAGTCAAACGGATCAAGATACTCAAACACCCATTCATCGAAGGTGTTTGCAAGATACAGAGACTGTCTCCCTCTTGGCAAAGTCCCAGTGGGAAAGCCATTCTGCTTTGA
- the SLITRK4 gene encoding SLIT and NTRK-like protein 4 isoform X1, whose protein sequence is MCPDPRGEQSRGEGTQAEQRGGEQLNQSREAKRTRGGEQRGEERRGEERRGEEKRGEEKRGEERRDTFSLFRSIKLFAECKKMLLWLFLVLSTPLCVSTNAESDPSVEICNVCSCVSVENVLYVNCEKVSVFRPNQLKPPWSNFYHLNFQNNLLIVLYPNTFLNFSHAVSLQLGNNKLQNIEGGAFLGLSALKQLHLNNNELKVLRADTFLGIENLEYLQADYNLIKYIERGAFNKLHKLKVLILNDNLISFLPDNIFRFASLTHLDIRGNRIQKLPYIGVLEHIGRVVELQLEDNPWNCSCDLLPLKAWLENMPYNIYIGEAICETPSDLYGRLLKETNKQELCSMGTGSDFDVRILPPSQLENGYTTPNGHTTQTSLQRLVTKPPKTTNPSKISSIVAGKSLSNRNLSQIVSYQTRVPPLTPCPIPCFCKTHPSDLGLSVNCQEKNIQSMAELMPKPLNAKKLHVNGNQIKDVDTSDFTEFEGLDLLHLGSNQITAIKGEVFRNLTNLRRLYLNGNQLERLYPEMFAGLYNLQYLYLEYNWIIEILAGTFDSMPNLQLLYLNNNLLKSLPVYIFAGAPLARLNLRNNKFMYLPVSGVLDQLQSLTQIDLEGNPWDCTCDLVALKLWLEKLKDDIVMKELKCETPVQFASIELKSLKNEILCPKLLNRPSSPFTSPIPAITLTTPMGPIRSPPGGPVPLSILILSILVVLILTVFVAFCLLVFVLRRNKKPIVKHEGLGNPECSSMQLQLRKHEHKTNKKDGLAAEAFIPQTIEQMSKSHTCGLKESEAGFMFSEPPGQKVILRNAPDKDKDLVHVDTRKRLSTIDELDELFPGRDSNVFIQNFLESKKEYNSIGVSGFEIRYPEKQQDKKNKKSLIGGNHSKIVVEQRKSEYFELKAKLQSSPDYLQVLEEQTALNKI, encoded by the exons ATGTGTCCGGATCCGAGAGGAGAGCAGAGCAGAGGGGAGGGGACCCAAGCTGAGCAGAGGGGAGGCGAGCAGCTCAACCAAAGCAGAGAAGCTAAGCGGACTAGGGGAGGagagcagagaggagaggagaggagaggagaggagaggagaggagaggagaagagaggagaggagaagagaggagaggagaggagag atacTTTCTCTTTATTCAGAAGCATAAAGTTGTTTGCTGAATGCAAGAAGATGTTGCTTTGGCTCTTTCTGGTTCTGTCTACCCCCCTTTGTGTTTCAACAAATGCAGAGTCTGACCCCTCGGTGGAAATTTGCAATGTGTGCTCCTGTGTGTCGGTGGAGAATGTACTCTATGTCAACTGTGAAAAGGTGTCTGTCTTCAGACCAAATCAATTGAAACCACCCTGGTCAAATTTTTACCACctcaattttcaaaataatttgttaatTGTCCTCTATCCCAATACGTTTCTCAATTTCTCACATGCAGTGTCCCTGCAGCTGGGGAATAATAAATTGCAGAACATTGAGGGAGGAGCCTTCCTGGGGCTCAGTGCATTAAAACAGTTGCACTTGAATAACAATGAATTAAAGGTTCTCCGAGCTGACACTTTCCTTGGCATAGAGAACTTGGAGTATCTCCAGGCCGACTACAATTTAATCAAGTATATTGAACGGGGAGCCTTCAATAAACTCCATAAACTGAAAGTGCTCATTCTGAATGACAATCTGATTTCGTTCCTTCCCGATAATATTTTCCGATTCGCGTCTCTGACCCATCTGGATATTCGTGGGAATCGAATACAGAAGCTACCCTACATTGGTGTGCTGGAACACATTGGCCGTGTCGTTGAATTACAGCTCGAAGATAATCCTTGGAATTGCAGTTGTGATTTGCTGCCTTTGAAAGCATGGCTCGAGAACATGCCATATAACATTTACATAGGAGAAGCTATCTGTGAAACGCCCAGTGACTTGTATGGGAGGCTTCTGAAGGAAACCAATAAACAAGAATTATGTTCCATGGGAACTGGGAGTGATTTTGATGTGCGGATCCTACCACCCTCTCAGCTGGAAAATGGCTATACCACACCCAATGGTCATACAACCCAAACTTCATTACAGAGATTAGTGACTAAGCCCCCCAAAACAACCAATCCTTCAAAGATCTCTAGCATCGTTGCAGGCAAATCACTCTCAAATCGTAATCTGAGTCAGATTGTATCTTATCAAACTAGGGTACCACCACTGACACCTTGCCCAATCCCTTGTTTTTGCAAAACTCACCCTTCTGATTTAGGCTTAAGTGTCaattgccaagaaaaaaatatacaatcaATGGCCGAGTTGATGCCCAAACCCTTAAATGCCAAGAAGCTGCATGTCAATGGCAATCAGATTAAAGATGTGGACACCTCAGATTTCACTGAATTTGAAGGGCTGGATCTACTCCACTTAGGCAGCAATCAGATTACAGCAATCAAGGGAGAGGTGTTCCGGAATCTTACCAATCTCCGCAGACTCTATCTCAATGGCAATCAGCTAGAACGTCTGTACCCTGAAATGTTTGCAGGTCTATACAACCTGCAATATCTCTATTTGGAATACAACTGGATCATAGAAATCTTAGCCGGCACCTTTGACTCAATGCCCAATTTGCAGTTGTTGTACCTGAACAATAACCTCTTAAAGAGCCTGCCGGTTTACATTTTTGCAGGTGCTCCTCTTGCTCGGCTGAACCTGAGGAACAACAAATTCATGTACCTGCCTGTGAGTGGGGTACTCGATCAGCTCCAGTCCCTTACACAGATAGACCTTGAGGGCAACCCGTGGGACTGCACTTGTGACTTGGTGGCCCTAAAGCTGTGGCTGGAGAAACTAAAAGATGATATCGTGATGAAGGAATTAAAATGTGAAACACCTGTACAGTTTGCCAGCATCGAACTCAAGTCCCTCAAAAACGAAATCCTGTGTCCGAAGTTGCTCAATAGGCCTTCGTCTCCCTTCACTAGCCCCATACCTGCCATTACCCTCACTACACCAATGGGGCCCATTCGAAGTCCCCCCGGAGGCCCAGTCCCTCTGTCCATTTTAATCTTGAGCATCCTGGTGGTCTTGATTTTAACTGTGTTTGTTGCTTTCTGCCTCCTAGTCTTTGTGCTCCGGCGCAACAAGAAGCCAATCGTGAAACACGAAGGCCTCGGGAACCCGGAATGCAGCTCCATGCAACTGCAGCTGAGAAAGCATGAGCACAAGACCAACAAGAAGGATGGGCTTGCAGCAGAAGCCTTCATCCCACAGACCATTGAGCAGATGAGCAAGAGCCACACGTGTGGCTTGAAAGAGTCTGAAGCAGGTTTCATGTTCTCTGAGCCCCCAGGACAGAAAGTAATCCTGAGAAATGCTCCTGACAAGGACAAAGATCTCGTCCATGTGGATACCAGGAAAAGACTGAGCACAATTGATGAGTTGGATGAATTATTCCCTGGCCGGGATTCAAATGTATTCATTCAGAATTTTCTGGAAAGCAAAAAGGAGTACAACAGCATCGGGGTCAGTGGCTTTGAGATCCGCTATCCAGAAAAGCagcaagacaagaaaaataagaaatctcTAATAGGAGGTAATCATAGTAAAATTGTTGTAGAGCAGAGAAAGAGTGAATATTTTGAACTAAAAGCAAAACTCCAGAGTTCTCCCGACTACCTACAAGTTCTTGAAGAGCAAACAGCTTTGAACAAAATATAG
- the SLITRK4 gene encoding SLIT and NTRK-like protein 4 isoform X3, with protein MLLWLFLVLSTPLCVSTNAESDPSVEICNVCSCVSVENVLYVNCEKVSVFRPNQLKPPWSNFYHLNFQNNLLIVLYPNTFLNFSHAVSLQLGNNKLQNIEGGAFLGLSALKQLHLNNNELKVLRADTFLGIENLEYLQADYNLIKYIERGAFNKLHKLKVLILNDNLISFLPDNIFRFASLTHLDIRGNRIQKLPYIGVLEHIGRVVELQLEDNPWNCSCDLLPLKAWLENMPYNIYIGEAICETPSDLYGRLLKETNKQELCSMGTGSDFDVRILPPSQLENGYTTPNGHTTQTSLQRLVTKPPKTTNPSKISSIVAGKSLSNRNLSQIVSYQTRVPPLTPCPIPCFCKTHPSDLGLSVNCQEKNIQSMAELMPKPLNAKKLHVNGNQIKDVDTSDFTEFEGLDLLHLGSNQITAIKGEVFRNLTNLRRLYLNGNQLERLYPEMFAGLYNLQYLYLEYNWIIEILAGTFDSMPNLQLLYLNNNLLKSLPVYIFAGAPLARLNLRNNKFMYLPVSGVLDQLQSLTQIDLEGNPWDCTCDLVALKLWLEKLKDDIVMKELKCETPVQFASIELKSLKNEILCPKLLNRPSSPFTSPIPAITLTTPMGPIRSPPGGPVPLSILILSILVVLILTVFVAFCLLVFVLRRNKKPIVKHEGLGNPECSSMQLQLRKHEHKTNKKDGLAAEAFIPQTIEQMSKSHTCGLKESEAGFMFSEPPGQKVILRNAPDKDKDLVHVDTRKRLSTIDELDELFPGRDSNVFIQNFLESKKEYNSIGVSGFEIRYPEKQQDKKNKKSLIGGNHSKIVVEQRKSEYFELKAKLQSSPDYLQVLEEQTALNKI; from the coding sequence ATGTTGCTTTGGCTCTTTCTGGTTCTGTCTACCCCCCTTTGTGTTTCAACAAATGCAGAGTCTGACCCCTCGGTGGAAATTTGCAATGTGTGCTCCTGTGTGTCGGTGGAGAATGTACTCTATGTCAACTGTGAAAAGGTGTCTGTCTTCAGACCAAATCAATTGAAACCACCCTGGTCAAATTTTTACCACctcaattttcaaaataatttgttaatTGTCCTCTATCCCAATACGTTTCTCAATTTCTCACATGCAGTGTCCCTGCAGCTGGGGAATAATAAATTGCAGAACATTGAGGGAGGAGCCTTCCTGGGGCTCAGTGCATTAAAACAGTTGCACTTGAATAACAATGAATTAAAGGTTCTCCGAGCTGACACTTTCCTTGGCATAGAGAACTTGGAGTATCTCCAGGCCGACTACAATTTAATCAAGTATATTGAACGGGGAGCCTTCAATAAACTCCATAAACTGAAAGTGCTCATTCTGAATGACAATCTGATTTCGTTCCTTCCCGATAATATTTTCCGATTCGCGTCTCTGACCCATCTGGATATTCGTGGGAATCGAATACAGAAGCTACCCTACATTGGTGTGCTGGAACACATTGGCCGTGTCGTTGAATTACAGCTCGAAGATAATCCTTGGAATTGCAGTTGTGATTTGCTGCCTTTGAAAGCATGGCTCGAGAACATGCCATATAACATTTACATAGGAGAAGCTATCTGTGAAACGCCCAGTGACTTGTATGGGAGGCTTCTGAAGGAAACCAATAAACAAGAATTATGTTCCATGGGAACTGGGAGTGATTTTGATGTGCGGATCCTACCACCCTCTCAGCTGGAAAATGGCTATACCACACCCAATGGTCATACAACCCAAACTTCATTACAGAGATTAGTGACTAAGCCCCCCAAAACAACCAATCCTTCAAAGATCTCTAGCATCGTTGCAGGCAAATCACTCTCAAATCGTAATCTGAGTCAGATTGTATCTTATCAAACTAGGGTACCACCACTGACACCTTGCCCAATCCCTTGTTTTTGCAAAACTCACCCTTCTGATTTAGGCTTAAGTGTCaattgccaagaaaaaaatatacaatcaATGGCCGAGTTGATGCCCAAACCCTTAAATGCCAAGAAGCTGCATGTCAATGGCAATCAGATTAAAGATGTGGACACCTCAGATTTCACTGAATTTGAAGGGCTGGATCTACTCCACTTAGGCAGCAATCAGATTACAGCAATCAAGGGAGAGGTGTTCCGGAATCTTACCAATCTCCGCAGACTCTATCTCAATGGCAATCAGCTAGAACGTCTGTACCCTGAAATGTTTGCAGGTCTATACAACCTGCAATATCTCTATTTGGAATACAACTGGATCATAGAAATCTTAGCCGGCACCTTTGACTCAATGCCCAATTTGCAGTTGTTGTACCTGAACAATAACCTCTTAAAGAGCCTGCCGGTTTACATTTTTGCAGGTGCTCCTCTTGCTCGGCTGAACCTGAGGAACAACAAATTCATGTACCTGCCTGTGAGTGGGGTACTCGATCAGCTCCAGTCCCTTACACAGATAGACCTTGAGGGCAACCCGTGGGACTGCACTTGTGACTTGGTGGCCCTAAAGCTGTGGCTGGAGAAACTAAAAGATGATATCGTGATGAAGGAATTAAAATGTGAAACACCTGTACAGTTTGCCAGCATCGAACTCAAGTCCCTCAAAAACGAAATCCTGTGTCCGAAGTTGCTCAATAGGCCTTCGTCTCCCTTCACTAGCCCCATACCTGCCATTACCCTCACTACACCAATGGGGCCCATTCGAAGTCCCCCCGGAGGCCCAGTCCCTCTGTCCATTTTAATCTTGAGCATCCTGGTGGTCTTGATTTTAACTGTGTTTGTTGCTTTCTGCCTCCTAGTCTTTGTGCTCCGGCGCAACAAGAAGCCAATCGTGAAACACGAAGGCCTCGGGAACCCGGAATGCAGCTCCATGCAACTGCAGCTGAGAAAGCATGAGCACAAGACCAACAAGAAGGATGGGCTTGCAGCAGAAGCCTTCATCCCACAGACCATTGAGCAGATGAGCAAGAGCCACACGTGTGGCTTGAAAGAGTCTGAAGCAGGTTTCATGTTCTCTGAGCCCCCAGGACAGAAAGTAATCCTGAGAAATGCTCCTGACAAGGACAAAGATCTCGTCCATGTGGATACCAGGAAAAGACTGAGCACAATTGATGAGTTGGATGAATTATTCCCTGGCCGGGATTCAAATGTATTCATTCAGAATTTTCTGGAAAGCAAAAAGGAGTACAACAGCATCGGGGTCAGTGGCTTTGAGATCCGCTATCCAGAAAAGCagcaagacaagaaaaataagaaatctcTAATAGGAGGTAATCATAGTAAAATTGTTGTAGAGCAGAGAAAGAGTGAATATTTTGAACTAAAAGCAAAACTCCAGAGTTCTCCCGACTACCTACAAGTTCTTGAAGAGCAAACAGCTTTGAACAAAATATAG